A stretch of the Cervus canadensis isolate Bull #8, Minnesota chromosome 16, ASM1932006v1, whole genome shotgun sequence genome encodes the following:
- the SMIM23 gene encoding small integral membrane protein 23: MVVHQVGSRGRVAAERRGSRCEDRKQVRQELGGMQSPAFLLSCRVRRPELPASGGQGLGEKEGLCADGTPAQTLLALLVLVLYVGTGISGRSWEVSERIRECNYPQNPVTSQVFEYQTSDSPEEPIKVMRTWLKENLHVFLEKLEKEVQELEQLVRDLEEWLDALLGEGHPEDLCSTVRNHL; encoded by the exons ATGGTGGTCCACCAGGTGGGCAGCAGGGGCCGAGTGGCAGCCGAGAGAAGGGGAAGTCGCTGCGAGGACAGGAAGCAG GTGCGCCAAGAGCTAGGGGGCATGCAGAGCCCAGCATTCCTGCTGAGCTGCAGAGTCCGGCGGCCGGAGCTGCCGGCCTCTGGAGGACAAGGCCTTGGAGAGAAAGAAGGGCTGTGTGCTGACGGCACCCCGGCCCAG ACGCTGTTGGCATTGCTGGTCCTGGTGCTCTATGTGGGCACAGGAATATCAG GAAGAAGTTGGGAGGTGTCAGAAAGGATCAGAGAATGTAACTACCCCCAGAATCCTGTGACTTCCCAG GTGTTTGAATACCAGACCAGCGACTCCCCAGAAGAGCCGATCAAGGTCATGAGGACCTGGTTGAAAGAGAACTTGCATGTTTTCTTGGAGAAGCTAGAGAAAGAGGTGCAAGAGCTGGAGCAGCTGGTACGGGACCTGGAGGAATGGCTGGATGCCCTCCTGGGAGAGGGGCACCCAGAGGATCTCTGCTCCACCGTCAGAAATCACCTGTGA